The following are encoded in a window of Chionomys nivalis chromosome X, mChiNiv1.1, whole genome shotgun sequence genomic DNA:
- the Rtl5 gene encoding retrotransposon Gag-like protein 5, which produces MSEAAGNLNSLRLANVALQEELNALRGENAHLGLQLGRALAEVNSLRGSVSSHIHRPVPIVPVLAEENFEYPPSENEPAPEEEEEEEEEEVPFLCWPPPRTDPEDVSDDLLINVVQDYSNPEESTDPPLSPSLSQSELHSPAPKELSLQVFLPPLERPDIEPFAGDPVYLAEFLMQLETFIADHEDYFPGGEERVAFLVSFFIGEARDWAISVTQEGSSLNSNFPLFLDEMRKVFCGPIPSRVAKKAIRKLKQGDCTLSSYADAFQFLAQFLSWDDNRLQKQFLKGLSECVRRELFWSTEIADLDELILECAEIERKVRVPKPTPLPEVQSSFYPLAPVLNENGNEGVVACHIENEVEGEEAGGHRLYLVDQGRHVKAFSQELREEEEEMRKEEEEMEDEEDEDEEEDEDDEEEEDDEEEEEDEEEDKEEEMKKNEDGSEDKYEEEAEVEVRVLLPEQEQVIEEVQHEHDHVYVHDCIHLHMHALAAHHYGLHGEVLEIEEPVLVDTSTQTVSSATGYHAENYLSVAPSIMQPSRQGSQNRVPLLEGLPDTNSPFYSSPPLIHHAGHLEQDQVRRHPSVLFCLTPRQGGHRAQGRIRV; this is translated from the coding sequence ATGTCAGAGGCGGCGGGAAATCTCAATAGCCTCCGCTTGGCGAATGTGGCCCTGCAAGAGGAGTTAAATGCCCTTCGAGGAGAGAATGCCCATCTGGGCCTGCAGCTCGGGAGAGCCTTGGCCGAGGTTAATTCCTTGAGGGGCAGTGTCTCGAGCCACATCCACCGGCCGGTGCCCATAGTGCCCGTCCTTGCCGAGGAGAACTTTGAGTACCCGCCCAGTGAGAACGAGCCCGCtcccgaggaggaggaggaggaggaggaggaggaggtgcctTTCCTGTGTTGGCCTCCTCCGCGCACAGATCCCGAGGATGTCTCAGATGATCTTTTGATTAACGTGGTCCAGGACTATTCCAACCCCGAGGAGTCCACTGACCCCCCTCTGTCACCCAGCTTGTCCCAGTCGGAGCTGCACTCCCCCGCGCCAAAAGAGCTGTCCCTACAGGTCTTTCTGCCACCGCTTGAGCGGCCAGACATAGAACCATTTGCAGGCGACCCGGTCTACCTGGCTGAATTTCTGATGCAGCTAGAGACTTTCATAGCAGATCATGAAGATTACTTCCCTGGGGGCGAGGAACGGGTGgcctttctggtttcttttttcatagGGGAAGCGAGAGACTGGGCTATCTCAGTCACTCAGGAAGGAAGCTCCTTGAATTCCAACTTCCCGCTCTTCCTGGATGAAATGCGTAAGGTATTCTGTGGCCCCATCCCCTCGCGCGTGGCTAAAAAGGCCATTCGTAAGCTCAAGCAGGGAGATTGTACCCTAAGCAGCTATGCAGATGCTTTTCAATTCTTGGCCCAGTTCTTGTCTTGGGATGACAATCGCCTCCAAAAGCAGTTCCTTAAAGGCTTGTCAGAATGTGTCCGAAGGGAGCTCTTTTGGTCAACTGAAATTGCAGATCTGGATGAGCTGATTCTCGAGTGTGCGGAGATAGAAAGGAAAGTGCGGGTCCCCAAGCCAACCCCACTCCCTGAAGTTCAAAGCAGCTTCTACCCTTTGGCTCCGGTTCTCAATGAGAATGGAAATGAAGGTGTGGTGGCGTGCCACATTGAGAATGAGGTTGAGGGTGAAGAGGCAGGCGGGCACAGGCTTTATCTGGTGGACCAGGGGAGGCACGTGAAGGCCTTCTCACaggagctgagggaggaggaggaggagatgaggaaagaggaagaagagatggaggatgaggaagatgaggatgaggaggaagatgaggatgatgaggaagaggaggatgatgaggaagaggaggaggatgaggaagaagacaaggaggaggagatgaagaagaaTGAGGACGGCAGTGAAGATAAATACGAGGAGGAAGCTGAAGTTGAGGTTAGGGTCCTGCTTCCAGAACAGGAGCAAGTGATAGAGGAGGTCCAGCATGAGCACgatcatgtgtatgtgcacgacTGCATTCACTTACACATGCATGCGCTTGCTGCCCATCATTATGGCCTACATGGAGAGGTGTTGGAGATAGAAGAACCTGTCCTTGTGGACACGTCAACCCAGACCGTGAGCTCTGCGACAGGCTACCATGCCGAGAATTACCTGAGCGTGGCACCTTCCATAATGCAACCGAGCAGACAGGGGAGCCAAAATCGCGTCCCACTTCTGGAGGGCCTTCCAGATACCAATTCTCCCTTCTACAGCTCACCACCACTGATTCACCATGCAGGTCACTTGGAGCAAGACCAAGTGCGAAGACATCCCTCAGTGCTGTTCTGCCTCACTCCTAGACAGGGCGGGCACCGAGCTCAAGGCCGAATTCGCGTGTGA